The genomic window CCCGAGGCACCCAGCCCAGCGACGGTGCGGCCGGCGATGAGGGCGGCGGACGAGGGGGACGTGGCACACACGAGGCTGCCAAGCTCAAAGACGAACAGGTACAGCATGTAGACGAGCTTCTTGGGGAACAGCGTGTAGACCTAGACCTTGCCGGCCAGGGGCTGGCTCGCGGCCATGGCGACCATGAAGGCGGCGCCGTACCAGCCGATGTCTCGCGTCGAGTTGAACTGGGCTGTGATGGCGGGCACCGCCGTCGCGATGAGGTTGAAGTCGAGGCCAATGAGGAAAGTGCAGAGGCAGATGGCGACGTGGATCAGCACCAGTTTCGTGCCCTTCACCTCGTTGGCCGGATCGATGTCTTCGCTGATGtcgaccgcgacggcggccttcCGTGGCGACTTGTTGTTCTTGTCGTCGCCCGCAGGTGCCGGTTCCAGCGCTGCCGTGACGGTCGTGGGCCCGCCATCGAGAGCCTTGACACCGCTATCGACGCCGTTCATAGCGGGGGATAGAGGTATAGAGTGAAGGCAGTGATGGCAGTGCTGTACACCGTAGGTTGGTccgttgccggcgccgcgtccTGAGGGCCTAGGCAGTTGATTAGGGGTCAGTGGGAAGGAAACGGGCAAGTGCCGTTCGTGCTTCATACATGTAACGGGTACTAGTTAATAAGGATCCGTAGCAGTGCCGGCTGAGGGGGAATTGCTCTGTTGCTCGGCCGTCCAGTCTCTGCTGACCTCCCCCTGCTCCCACTGACGTGGTTGATGGCCCCCAACGTCCGGCTGATCAAGCAGCGCAGCGCATTCCGCCCAATCTAGATAACGCAGTGAGCCAACAAGATTATCTCATTTCAAGTTCAATTGGCGGATTGTTAATGGATTCTGAGGAGTTCCGTCTGCTCAACCAGACCAACCCCCATGCACGGCAGTGTGGTACGCTGTGGCTTGTTTGCACGCCCAGCCGGGTTCTCCTGCCGTGCATGCAAGTGTATGCGCAGTTGACTGCAGCCGCCCACTGCGGTTGATTGGCGGGAGTCCATGTCTTGGGATTCATCCTCCGGGATCCGGGCCCCTGCAGTCGATGGGCGTCAGCAGCGCCATGTCCATCTCGATGACGACCTTGGGTATCAGAGCCACCGCGCCAAAGCGAAGCGGCGCTGCAAAAGATGATGCACCGCTGGGACGTCGAATCTACGGATCAAGTGGGCTTCGAGATGATGCCCTGGAGGCTGTCCAAGACGCCAAGCTAGCCAGGATGCCGTCCGAGACACTATACGCGATGCCGCGCACGCTATGCCACTCCCTGGAGGCCTTCGCCGGCCACGTCGACATTAACCGTCTCCGGCCGTGGTGGCAGGCGGACGAGTCTGTCATGGGGCATCCCGCGTGAGTGAGCCTTCTCGCCGGGCCGTGTTTTCAGGGATGCCCACCGACATCCGGTTCATTCCAAGGCTGCGTACCTGATGAACTGTTCCATTCgggacgacgaggcggaggCCTACCTGCGGCGATTCCTGCATACACAAGACGCCAAAGCATCTTAACAGGGAAGCATGCCGTACGCTTGGCCGACGGCAACATTCGAAGTTACCTGGCTGCCACCGCTCTAGCAACGGTTGGAGTAGTGCCGGGCCTCGTTGAGAGACAAGCTTCGCGCCAACACTGAGGGAGACTATGCTGGCGCAGCGCAATATGCTCGGCTTTGGTATGTTGGGCCGGGCAGGATCACCTACCCCTTCGCGTATGAGTCCCTGAAATTGATGGACATGACCCTCAACTCCAGGGGTTCTCTCCGATGCGGATGACACGGTCAAAGACTTGAAGCACTTCATAACCTCagtgacgacgacgacgcgcacCACGCAGATTGCCAGAGCCGCCCAGTTTCTGACGCGCAGGGTCTTTGAAGGGAACATCAGTGAGATGTGGGTAAGTACTTATTCCCTCACCTCGCTGAGCGGGCAGTCTTGCCCCTTCCCCGGTCAGGACCGCCACCAGCTCACGAAGGAACCCTGTCACGCAAAGAACCTGAGCGAATCCTACGGGATGATGCTCCTGGCCGCGCCTCTGAGCTCCTCTTCGCCCACCGCAGCCTCACCACTGCTGGCCTTGACCAGCTCAGTGTGGTGAGATCATGGCAAGCATCTCGTTGGGCAAGTCTTTCCTCTCGGCCAATAAGGAGGAGTGGACCAATGGCCGTCACTTGTGGATCGGAAGGTGACGTACAGCTCGTTGCTGCTGAGCGACGTCTACTGTCTAGCCTCCGCTATCGTTCCGTTGCCGTCGATGATATATGCCCAGCTCGGAGGAAGCAGCAATTCTCCGGACGGCTAAGGTCAAGTATAGGTATCTCTTTCATGCCCCTGGCCCTGACCGCGAGAGCGCTCTCTCCAGATGGTTCGAGCCCAGGTGCCCAGTCAGCCACTCGTTCTTGTTCGGCACGATAGTTCTCCATGTTGAACTCCCACCCGAGTGAAGCAGAGAAGGGGTTAAGGAAAGAGATAAGCGGCGTCTATATAATTCTGGGTCGCTGTCAAAGCCGTCCTTGGGCGGTGCGTACGCCGCACCCCGTACCACACCGCAGTGCTCTCCAGCCCGCCAGCCTACAAACCCACTAGCCTTCGAGCGGCAGATCTTCCTGTTCGCTCACATCACACACACGGGCCGAGAACAccctccggcgccgccaccttGCCTCGCTGTGCCGCACGTACAACAATGCTGCCTTGAAGGTGCGCCACAAGGGCAAGGGTGCACTCATCGTGCTCAAACTTGCTGAGTGAGTGTGCAATTGCCACGCCCCCGGTAGCACAACCTGGATGGTGGTGATAGTGATGAAAAATGGCGGAGGGAGAGGCGGCGAGGCAATGAAAGAAATACTGTGGATTGCGGGATACGAGCGGCGCGGGCTAGAGGCGTGCGCTGGAGGTGCTGTACAGGGAGCTGGAGGCGGGGGGCGGGGGTAGTGGGGAAGGGGAGCGGAAatgggcggcgaggtgggTGAGTGGGCTGAGGCTGTCTTGAAGGTTACAGATCTGTATGGGCACGTGTATGTGTTGAAGGATCTGGGGATGCGTTCGCGGAGTGAGGTGAGGTTCGGGTGGCGTGGTGTGGAACGGAAGAAAGGGTGTTGGATTTACAAGTCTCAACGGACCCAGGCAATAATCAAGTTATCGGAACATACTATTTCACCTGGTGTACGTGAGAGTTTTGCTTGGCTCGTAATGTGCATTATCAGCGAGTGACTATATCAGCGAATGACTTCCTCTGGTCTCTGCTCGATGCTGCCTGCTGGCCGACCCAGGCCGTGCACACGCCGGTAACATGGTCCGGAGATACAGACAGAGGGAAAGAGATCGTCCTGCAGAGTCCCTTAGTCAGCTTCCATCTTGTCATCAGCGGCTCAGTTCCTCCCGAAGCTCGTCCAACTCCCTCATCATCTCCTCTTCGGCGGCCATCAGTTTCTCCCGAAGCTCGGCCAACTCCCTCATCGACACCGTCCTCGCACGCAGCAATGTCTCGAGGCCCAAGTTGCGCtgagcctcctcctcgccggccaccAGAGCCGTGGTGAAGCACGTATGGGGGCAGTCACGCCAGCCATGGGGCACAGCATAGCGCTGGTACAGGCAGCGGTTGCACGTGTCGAACCAGTTGTTGTTGAACACCACGAGCCCCCCAGGCCGGTACGCCACGTCCAGCGGCAACAAGCTCACCTCGGCCTCAAGCTCCATCAGCCCGGCAAGCTGCACCCGCACGCGGCGGACCTCCCCCTCGTCgcccaccccgccgccgtggccccGGAGACCGTACAATTTCGCCACGTCCGCGAACAGGCGGCGCCACCTGCCACCACAACCTCCGTGGCCACCAGCGTCATCATCCATCTCATCAGCCGTGAGCGAGATGCCGCTGAGGCGGATCTCTCGCAGGGTGCGGCGGGTGCGGGCCcacagcgccagcaggtCGCAGCGGCGGACGGGCGCGTCGCGCAGGTCGAGGAAGCGCAGCGCGGGCAAGTCGGCGTGGCTGGCGAAGCGGCGCAGCGTGCCGACGAGCGCGTCGTGCCACTGGCGCCCCTCTCTGCCGGTGTCGTCGAACGCGAGCGtcagccgctgcagccgcggcgccagctgcgccagcgccggcaggaACATCCAGTTGATGCAGCGGACCACCTCGGCGCGCTCCGGCGGCACACAGCGCAGCATCAGCGAGACGCTGGTCAGGTCGGCGAAGCTGGTCGCGAGCTGGTCGCCGAGCGTGGTGGTGGCGTCGATCGGGGGCAGGTAGTGGATGGAGACGAAGTCGCGCTCCATGTCGTTGGGCCTGTTGGGGAGCGGCGAGGTAAGCTTGGAGTGCTGATTTTCTCATCCGAGACGGGCATGGCATGCAATCTGGTGGGTGAAAAACGGGTATGTACATACCAGTGCCAGGCGCGCAGGGAACGGATGGGccgctgcgcggcgccgagggcctcGAGGAGGACACCGAAGTTGTGGCCGAGCCCGGTGTTCTTGCCGAACAGGTTTCCGAGGGGTTCAATGGGGCTGGCCCGGCTGGCGTAATGGCTCCCCGTCGCTCTCGCAAACTTCTCCATGCCGAAGCACTTGCCGTCCCGCTTCTCGTAGATACTGAACCTCTTGGCCACCTCGGCATCTGTAGACACAGCGTCGGTGACCTCGACATGTTCGAGTTTGGTCAGACGGTCGAGAATCCCCGTCAAGGCCCTGCAGTCTTCCTTGTCGACGCAGTACCTCACCTGCCGCGAAAAATGCCTACGCCAATTGTCGAGCTGGACCAAGATGGTTTGCTTTTGGTCCTCCGAAGCATTCTCGAGTCGCTCGTCAAAAGACCTGCGCTGGGCCGGTTCGATGTAGTGAGACCCAAGACGGAGGACGCGTAGCTTGTTAGCGATTTCGGTCCTGTTAGCGAGGGCTCCCAGAGCGCCGAGGCTGTGAAACGCAACGAGCCAGGGCATGCTCTGGATTCTCTGGGTAAACAGGCCAGCGGTGACGTGATATATGCGCCGCTGTGTTCCACGGAGGCTGATCAGATCTTTGATGTCGTCAACGCAGCCCGCTATCTCGATGATGAGGTCGGCCGGGAGCGTCTCCATGGTCGGTTTGGCGACCGGCTTGGCCATGAGCTGGGCCAGGAGCTCCTCCATCGGCGTCGACATGAGGGTTGGGTATGCGCTCGACTGATCAGAGAGGTAGTTCTGGGCTTGGGGACTTTGATGCGACAATCAAGTAGACTTGCGGAAGCGACAAACAGAAAGCGGGATGGGTATATATGCGACGTCGGCCCTAGCTGGAGCCAGGAGATGGAGTTGTAGAAATCAGTATTTTGTCGGTCGGCTGTCAGTCCATCAGAAACACTCCCGTCCTAAGGCAAACATGCCTAGGACCAAATTCGCAGTCACAGGGTTCCAAAGTCCAGGGCACCAGTCCTCTCACCAGGGCTCGGCACCCTGCCTTGGCTGGCGCCGGTCATAGCTGCACAGACCGGGAGGCATCCGCTACCCGGGGCGGCTCCtttgctgccgccgagcacggTAGCACAGACTGGGAGATATCCCCTACCCCTTGGTTGAGTCTCGGGGTAGTTCAGGGGGAAACCCAGCATGGGCAACAGGAACGCAGAGGTTTCaaacaaaacaaaacaaaacCAGCTGGTGAAGATGATCTGAATTGCGAAAGTGACTTGCCATGGGACAGCTGGCACGTCCAGGGGTAGATGCTACAGAGTTCTGTCGCCGCATCTCATCACATCCCGTGCTCCAGACTATCCGTTGCATATAAACCCCTCTGCGTTGGGATGTAGCACAGAAATGGGGCGCAGTGGTACAAGTGAGACAGGTTCAAAATTGCTTCCCATTAGACAAAAAGATGACTGCCAGCCCAAATGGCAAAGGCACCTGAAGGAGGCTTCCTCAGGAAAGCTTGTGCGAGCATCATGTGTTCTTTCGTGTCTGCTTGCTCGATGGTTGGACGGAAGGTTGGCGGCCCCGGAATCAGCCAACGAACGTCTTCCAGCATTCCCATTTCCAGAGTTTTGACCGTTTCGGTGGTGAATTGGCGCTTCCAATGAGTCCCTCGGAAATGAATCATCTAAACAAGGCACCGACTCTTGCTTGAGCAGCTCATTACCGGCGCGAGAACAAAGAACAAGACGAAAAGCGTGGCCCAAGAACAACAGCAGACACAATGCAGACGATCAAACATGCTTTGAATCGCCGTTCTCGCGGTCCACACAGAGCGTACGGCGACCACAATGCACAGAGAATGGAATACTGGGCCTGCTATGGCTAGACTTGCCAGACCACTCCCAGCACGGCCACAATTCATTCAAATCTGGGCTGCTATCGCCTGGAATAGCATCCGGCTGCCATATCCGTTGAAAGTTGTGCGGTCTCAAATCTGGTTTCCGGTGGGTGTGGCATGTCGTGCTGTGCCTCTGCGTACGCTGACTCTAGCGTTAGGCTTGCATGCAGTGATGGTCAGGCAAGAGACGCGACGCCGGATCACTGCAGGCTGTGGAATGGCAGCTGTGTTCGCATCAGCAATCACAACGCACAATGAAGGCGACTGTGAACCCAAACAGAGAGTTTCAGTTAGACAAAGGATTCGCACGTGCAGCACTGCTCAGTACTCCATAACAATTGGGAGAAGGCGTGAAACAGAAATTGTAGATCTCAAAAATGAAACAATCGCCAGACCGAAGAACTGACGACAGTGATTAACGACGGATCGCTTTCTTCTCTGGGCGTCCATGGGCACCAAAGCACCCACGCCACGTATGCATCGCTGATGGAGAGCAACAATGCTATGACTGGACAACCATGGACTATCTGAAGAGAGAAGGGAAAAGAGCAACAAAAATTTTGTGGGCCGCTGGACGTTGAAAAGCGGCCGTGCAAAGTGGGGCGCTTGGTCACGTGCCTGGTTCCCCTTCGCCTCAAGGagccgcagcggcgccgcagccaaCCAGACCAAGCCTTCGAATTGCCAGAGCTCCCATTGGTTGCGTGCAGCCGAGGTGCCGAGCCCAGCGCTGCGATCCCGAACCTGCAACTTCGCGGGTCGGCATCATCAACCTCAAATCTCGCATTCGACAACGCAACTCGCCTGGTTCCAGATTCGCCCTCTGCCGCCAGCCCACATCCGCCATGATTGCCCAGCGAGCAGGAACGACGGCGCTTCGCCGAGGTACGTAATCGCACATCGGATAGGAGCCAATTCCCGCTCAGCCGATGCATTCAACAAACCAAGCACTGCAAGATGGGAAATGAACGCCTGCTAACCAAACGGCCTCGCAAACCGCAGTGGCTGGCAAGCCCAACTCCTTCTTCACCGCCAACGTGGCCAAGCTCGGTCTCGCCCAGCCGCTTTCCACCACCCAGACCAGGTCCGTACATCCATCCCACTCTATCTTCCCCGGCCAACCCCCCAACCAACCAAAGCAATCGGACACTAACGGCCTTCGCCAAAAACACAACAGACCAGTCGCGACGCAAAAGATCACGGCGGCAGACGCGCAGGCCCTGCTGGCGAAGCAGCGTCTCAACCGGCCGGTGTCGCCGCACCTGGCCATCTACGACAAGCAGCAGACGTGGTTCGGCGGGTCGGCGTGGCAGCGCATCACGGGGTCGGCGCTGAGCGGGGGGCTGTACGTGTTCGCGACGGCGTACCTggtggcgccgctggccgggTGGCACCTGGAGAgcgcgtcgctggcggccgcgttcggcgcgctgccgctcgccgcCAAGGGCGCCCTCAAGTTCCTCGCCGCCTGGCCCTTCGCCTACCACGCCGTCAACGGCGTCCGCCACCTCGCCTTCGACCTCGGCTACGGCTTCAAGCGCCAGACCATTGTCAAGACCGGGTGGTACATCTGGGGTGTCTCCGTCGTCGGGGGGCTGTATCTGGCTTTCTTCCTTTGAGAGAGAAGGGGAAAAGAGAAACAACGAGTGCGGTCGTGAAATGGGGCGGTCAAGTGCAAGGGCCTGAGGAGGAGAGAGGATGAAGGGAGAAGGTGGTTGACCCAAACGCGAAGAAGATCCCAGCGGTTGGGCTCGGCAGCAGATTGTCGGGGTTGTTGGCCTGGGCCGTAAATACTAGACAAGGAGGAATGCCGTGTATGGATGTCACACTTCCAATAGGATCAGTTTCTTTGTGTTATGGGAAATCTTGAGTGGATGGTCGAGTGTGCCTGTGGGTATTATATTCTGTATTGAATGAGCACTATCCATCCAGTTCCCCCAAATCCGCCGTGTCCCATCGCCGAGTCCGATATCAAAAGAGACCGTAGCAAATGCATTTTCGCTGACCTAACCAGGCAGCCCGCTACTCCGCAACGCCGTACCTGCCCTCCGCAGCACCCAAGTTCCGGAAAGACAACTTAAAGAAGAAGCACTAGTCCAGATGCCGTACTTCTAGGATGGCCCTGTTCAATGCGTGGTTGCCCAACCGCGCGACCCTCTGCCCAATAATGGGGCCCAAGAACTCGGTGACCTGCTCTGCCTCCCTCGACAGGTCGGCCCCGTTGACCCCGTTCGCCGCAGCGATGCCTCCCCCCAGGACGATGCTCTCGACCGCCTTCATGATGCCGCCCAGGAGCATCTCCAGCTCCAGCGCATGCGGCccctcggccttctcctgcagcggctgcagcacGGCCGCGTCGAAGCTCTTGAGGTTGGGCAGCACGAGGATGCGCACGGCCTCGGGCCCGCCGGAcgcggcgacgccgcggaTGGCGCCGAATAGCACAGCCGGCGGACGCGTCGGGTCGAGGAAGTGCTTCAGGCAGGTGCGCGTCAGCTtgggccgcagcagcgcgttGCTCGCGCCGTACTTGCGCGCGATCATCTCGAGCAGGCtcgcggccagctcgcgcagccggTACTGCTCCCGCAacgcgtcgccgccctcgtcgggCGCGGCCCCGCCGAGCTTGCGCGCCATGAGGCAGGTCAGCACCGGCGCGGAGAGGGCGCTCGCGTACGGGTCGAGGAAGAGGCTCGGGTTCTGGATCACGGCTTCGGCGAGCTCCATCATCTGCCGGAGCACGAACAGGTCGTCCAGGTGGTGGGTGACTTGATTCGTGATGAAGTTGACGAAGTAGGGGAGCAGCTGGTGCAGCCCTGGGTCGGACCGGACCGACTCCAACGCGGCCTCGCGGAGCCTTGTTTTCTCTTCATccgggtcgtcgtcgagTATTGCGGCTTGGATCTTATCGAAGTAGAGAATCAATTCTTTGCTGATCACGTGTTTGACCGACGGCCGGAACGAGACGTTGTCGTTGCCTGCGAGCGCTGCGAGGGCGGGATTCGCGCCGGGGCCCTTCGGCAAGAGGTCTTTTGATGAGGTCTCGGCGGTCGTGGGGTTTTGCGGAATGGAGGGCTGGACGCCCTCGACGGCAAGCCAATGCGCTGCCGAGGGGAGATGGGTTAGCAAGTCGGCGTACAAGGGATGCTGCTCCACTCGGCCACCCACCTGTGAAGCTCATGTCGCGCGGTACTTTGGGTAGCGGCGCGTTGATGACCTTTTCGAAGTCgatctcctcgtcgtcgatgtagaagagcggctggccggggCCGAGGCTGGCCTCGCCGTACCGCAACGGCCGGGTCGACTCGTACCCGTACAGGGGCTCGACCTTGAGCACCCTGAGCGCCAGCGAGACGTCCTGGACGGTTAGGGTGGTGCGGTTGGCGGCGCGCATGAAGCGCAGGGCCTCGACGATGAGTTGGCCAATGCGGTACTCGACATCCTGGGCGAGCACTCGCAGCGGCTCCTCCGAAAGCGTTATGCCTTGCGAGTCGGCGACATCTCGGACGTTGTCCGGATTCCAGAGCAGCTTTGGCCCCTCGTTGCCTGCCATCCCAAACTCGACGCGGCGCGAGGCTGATGCGTGCTGGGGGCGTGGGCGCGGGTTGCCCTGGTTGGTGATTGGCCGTCGAGATGAGGTCGAGGTCAGGGTCGAGGTTAGAGGTCGCGCGTCTGGTCGGTTCGTCTGGTCGGTTGCTGCAAGGTGCTCGTCTTGCAGTTGGGAATCTGGTGGGGCTGTCGTGCCCGGGCCAGAAATGCGCTAGCTAAGTGCCGGAGGTGGGGCTGCTTGTTAGCTCGCACAACAATGCTCAAGCATGCACAACTTGAAGCACAGCGCACGCTGGCTGGCAGGAGCCTAACTCCCTAGTTCGACGTCAGGTAGTCTACCACAGTAGTTCTCGGAAGCCTCGATAACCCGTGGTCAAAACCCGGCTCAACCGATTGACGATTTGTTAACTAACCTGGCTCGTATTGTTCTCTTGATAAGGCAAACTGCTCGCTCTGGGAAGTACCGACACGTTTCTTCGCCCTCGGACGGGTGGTCCAGACAATCAAATTCAGACGCATAGCCAGCCACCAGGGAGGAGTTTGAGTTTCAACTTTTTCTCAAAACTGCCCGCACATGCATACGACAGGAGACCTGCAGGTGTGGGTGACAGCAGGCAGCAGACCAGCCCACCAACTCGCGTGGAAACCGTGTGCTGGCACATTGCGGCCCGGGCCATCGGGTCGGCCACGAGAAATTGAGCAATCACCGTGACACAGTGACAACAGTGACCCTGGGCCTTACTGTTGTTGCTGACaatcttttttttttttactCTCACCCTCCACCACCACTTTGACTTGACCTAACCCTTCCTGGACTGCGAGACACATGGGCCGAGCACAGCGGCCACTTCCATCTTAGGCCATCGACCTCTCTCAGGCTGCTGCAAGGCTCGGCGCTTGTGTTGGGTGTGTTGTGTACAATACACCTGTCCTGCGACTTCGAGGAACGCGAAGCCGGAGGGCACGCTCACCGGCCTCGATGTGCAGGATCGCGTGGCGCGTGGCGTGTCCTGTCGTCCCGTTGGGCATCGAGCACGTCGTCCCGATTCCATCCCGATGTTAGATCTAAGGCTGCGcaactttttttttctcaCCCCCGAAATGCGGCCCGGAATGTCGGTGAAAGGACAGCTCTCGCAAGGTCTGGCATcaccggcggccgcgcggtgGGCCCGGGAAATTTGGTCCATATCGGGGGTTGCTACAAGACGTTGAGGTCGCGCTGAATATAATCGAGCTCGGATCGAACCAATCACACTTTGCAAACCAAGGCTGGCTTGCAGCCATCTCCCTCCGTGGAGTGCCGTGCTGGCACTCCTAGCCCGGTTGCCTCATTTTCTTTTGCCCAGTGGTCTCCGGGCAACTGCTGAAGAGGCAACAGCAAGCAAGTGATGCCTTGGCCGATGGGGGCCGGTTGGTGTCCGTCCAGCCTTGGGGGGCAAGAACTGGCCGGCAGCAAAGCAAAGCGAGCATGACTGTGCTTTTCCTTTGCTATCTTCCTGTACTTATTTAAGCCACGAGATGCCACCGGGTTGTGGAAATCTAAGAAACGGCAGAGTCGCCTCTCTTTGTGTCCCGGCGCCGTGTCGGCGTGTAGGTCGCGCACGGCCGGTGTCTGTCGTGTTTGTCGCCCGCGCCTCagtacctacctagcctcCGCGGAAGGCATGGAGCCCACCTCTCCTTTGACCGCCACCCTCCCTGGCTCCATGCCACGGAGGGCCCCATTGGTGCCCGTGGCGCCTGCCGCACACTTTCACACTCCTTCCACACACCCATCCGACCCTCCCCAGGATTCCGGCAACACCGCGCCGGACAACGGTGGTTACCCGAGACAGCCATCGCCGGACCGCCATGATCAGCCATCTGAGCCCGACAGCGAGGACGATACggacggcgaagacgacgacagTGTTGAAGAATACCATGAgacggacggcggcgtccgCGGCAAGGCCCAGCCATCTCTAAGTCGGCCCCTAGGTTGCCCCTATCGGAAGAGGAATCCGGCGCGCTTCAACATACGCGACCACCCGAAATGCACCAAGCCTTTCGCTGATATCAGCAGGCTCAAGTCTGTATCCCGAATCGCTCGAGCCTTGACGACGGCCTTTCCCTTGTGCTGACCTCTTGCTTCTAGAAGGCATATCTTCGCCTGTCACATGAAAGCTGAGGCCCACAAGTCGTACGTGTACCCCAAACCTGCAAGCCCTCAACAGTCTTATAACGAAGACGCCTTGTTTCTCGACTATTGACTTGAACCTTGCTTGCTTAGTCCTCTGTGCCGTCAAGCAAGCCAGTCCGATGACGTCGAGAACGGGATTACCGCCGACATTTATCACCAATTGATCGACCGGAAAAATTGTACCAAGGTCTGCACTTATGGAGACTTGTGGAGGGTTTTGTTCCCAGACGATACTCATGTCCCATCACCGTGTAGGCTTTGCCTCCAATATTCCTTACGTGTTGTGACTACGCAGTATTTGTTACTCAGGAGAATGTTCTGCTGACCCATGCTGGCTGGACAGACTACGAGAGGTGCATTCCCATGGATCTTGTCGAGTCAACAAAGGTCGCCGAGAATGCATGGCTCAGACCTCACGAACGTGAGAAGGCCCAGAAACAGATGGCCGACATAATCCGGAGCGACGAATGGAGCGACCCTGACGCCCTTGCATCACGGCTGTGGGATGCGGCACACGCAAGCGATCTTTCAAGCTTCGCCAACTGCCTCAAGGAGTTCCAGGACACTGTTCTTCAACAGGCGACGGATTCTCCGAGGGCATCGGCCCCTGCCCGCGGTCGGTCAACCAAGACTAGCCGCCGCAAAACGCAAGGAAATCAGAGCCGCGGGGGCCAGGATGGAAAGCAGCAGGTCCAGCGTCAACGTCTGATGCCTCTGGCGCAAAGTCCAGCTAAAAGTGCCACGAACCAATGCGATCCTCCTCCTGCTTCCTCTGCCAACCCGTATCCCTCTACCACCAGCCATTTCTCACGTCACCTACACCCACGGTATGTAGCGAGTTCCTCTTCATCACACGCTCGGAACAGAAGACTGAGTCCGGACTGCTCACCCAAGCATTTCGTCAAGTGTCATTGAGAGCCCAGCGCCGGTTCAGCATCCGCTGCCCCAGCCAAACATGGCCACCTTTCTATCCGTCGACAGCTCAGCCCAGCATGGTTTCTCCGTGAACATGCAGCACGGCCATCCTCCCATTGCTGGCAGCTATCCTTCCTCGCACTCAGAGCCGACTCATGCCTACGCGTCCCTTCAAGGCCAAGTCTACGGACCTCATCCCAGCGGACACTTCCATC from Thermothielavioides terrestris NRRL 8126 chromosome 1, complete sequence includes these protein-coding regions:
- a CDS encoding TAF6-like protein (1| transcription initiation factor TFIID complex 60 kDa subunit [Metarhizium anisopliae ARSEF 23] Contains conserved domain TAF6[COG5095], Transcription initiation factor TFIID, subunit TAF6 (also component of histone acetyltransferase SAGA)) — its product is MAGNEGPKLLWNPDNVRDVADSQGITLSEEPLRVLAQDVEYRIGQLIVEALRFMRAANRTTLTVQDVSLALRVLKVEPLYGYESTRPLRYGEASLGPGQPLFYIDDEEIDFEKVINAPLPKVPRDMSFTAHWLAVEGVQPSIPQNPTTAETSSKDLLPKGPGANPALAALAGNDNVSFRPSVKHVISKELILYFDKIQAAILDDDPDEEKTRLREAALESVRSDPGLHQLLPYFVNFITNQVTHHLDDLFVLRQMMELAEAVIQNPSLFLDPYASALSAPVLTCLMARKLGGAAPDEGGDALREQYRLRELAASLLEMIARKYGASNALLRPKLTRTCLKHFLDPTRPPAVLFGAIRGVAASGGPEAVRILVLPNLKSFDAAVLQPLQEKAEGPHALELEMLLGGIMKAVESIVLGGGIAAANGVNGADLSREAEQVTEFLGPIIGQRVARLGNHALNRAILEVRHLD